From a single Pseudobutyrivibrio xylanivorans genomic region:
- the atpC gene encoding ATP synthase F1 subunit epsilon — protein sequence MADNTFKVSIITPERTFYEGEAEMVEFNTVEGQIGVYPKHIPLTTVIAPGICTIHEAEGQKRAAVHAGLAEVLPDKVTLLAEIAEWPEEIDLERARSAEDRARERLANKAENVDLLRAEIALKKALVRQDLKA from the coding sequence ATGGCAGATAACACCTTTAAAGTATCAATCATTACACCTGAGCGAACCTTTTATGAGGGAGAGGCTGAAATGGTTGAATTTAATACGGTGGAGGGACAGATTGGTGTATATCCAAAGCACATCCCTCTTACCACTGTTATTGCGCCGGGCATTTGCACAATACATGAGGCAGAAGGTCAGAAGAGAGCAGCTGTTCATGCGGGCCTCGCTGAGGTTTTGCCAGACAAGGTAACATTGCTTGCAGAGATAGCTGAGTGGCCTGAAGAAATTGATTTGGAAAGAGCCCGCAGCGCAGAGGATAGAGCTAGAGAGCGCTTGGCAAACAAGGCCGAAAACGTAGATTTGCTTCGCGCAGAGATTGCTCTTAAGAAGGCCTTAGTACGACAGGATTTAAAGGCTTAA